Proteins encoded in a region of the Magallana gigas chromosome 8, xbMagGiga1.1, whole genome shotgun sequence genome:
- the LOC105344235 gene encoding serine/Arginine-related protein 53 → MPRYDSDEEKKKRKKKKKKRSRSRSVSSGDSRLSSKHKKSKKSKHHRRSPSLSPERSRRRSRSRSRRRSPSLERGRYRSRSRSRSRDRYSRRRSRSHDRRSRSYDRRSRSSSRSRRRSRYSRSLSRDRQRSKRSRSKERRRDKSPKNKATEDIPGFADMTPAEQAQARMHMALKAAAAADEKIKEQLTGSGAGTGSKTHQEQLQFSNAIKDIESSSFIQSSFVSNRYDKEKTGSKKEEEFSFGTAAEFKPDMAVKKILEVDDLSKLAHSNLCVDPEVKMDQWVERLKSLRQKKLEGEVIK, encoded by the exons ATGCCTCGCTACGACAGTGATGAGGAAAAAAAGAAAcgaaagaagaagaaaaagaagcgTTCCAGGTCGAG gTCTGTAAGTAGTGGAGACAGCAGATTGTCATCAAAgcataaaaaatcaaagaagtCAAAGCATCATCGACGTTCACCATCATTGTCTCCAGAGAGGTCAAGACGAAGATCAAGATCAAGGAGCAGGAGAAGGTCACCTAGCTTAGAGAGAGGGAgatataggtcaaggtcaagatCTCGCAGCAGAGATCGTTATTCAAGACGGAGATCTAGAAGTCATGACCGAAGATCCAGAAGTTACGACAGAAGATCACGATCATCCAGTCGCAGCAGGCGAAGATCTCGTTATTCAAGGTCATTAAGCAGAGACAGGCAAAGGTCAAAAAG aTCCCGTTCAAAAGAGAGACGTAGGGATAAAAGTCCCAAAAATAAGGCAACAGA GGATATTCCTGGCTTTGCCGACATG ACACCAGCAGAGCAGGCACAGGCCAGAATGCATATGGCCCTCAAAGCTGCAG ctgcAGCAGATGAAAAGATCAAAGAGCAGCTGACTGGTTCAGGGGCAGGGACAGGAAGTAAAACCCACCAGGAACAGCTGCAGTTCTCCAACGCCATCAAGGACATTGAGAGCTCCTCCTTCATCCAATCTTCATTTGTCTCCAACAGATAT GATAAAGAAAAGACAGGATCTAAAAAGGAAGAAGAGTTTTCTTTTGGCACTGCTGCTGAGTTTAAGCCTGACATGGCAGTGAAGAAGATTCTGGAGGTGGATGATTTGTCTAAACTAGCTCATTCCAAT CTGTGTGTTGATCCTGAAGTCAAAATGGACCAATGGGTTGAGCGACTGAAGTCACTGAGGCAGAAAAAATTGGAGGGTGAAGtcatcaaatga
- the LOC105344236 gene encoding DNA-directed RNA polymerase II subunit RPB1, which produces MAYTADSNAPLRDVKKVQFGILSPDEIRRMSVTDGGIRYSEVTEGGRPKLGGLMDPRQGTIDRSARCQTCAGNISECPGHFGHIELAKPVFHIGFLVKTIKILRCVCFFCSKLLVDPTNPKIKEILSKSKAYPRKRLVAVYDLCKSRKVCEGGDEMDNAKLGEETQEGDQKKGHGGCGRYQPKIKRTGLELIAEWKDTNEDSQEKKIVLTADRVHEIFKRISDDECQVLGMDHRYSRPDWMIVTVMPVPPLAVRPAVVMFGSARNQDDLTHKLADIIKANNQLRRNEQNGAASHIISEDMKMLQYHVATFTDNELPGLPKAVQKSGRPLKSVKQRLKGKEGRVRGNLMGKRVDFSARTVITPDPNLRIDQVGVPRSIAQNMTFPELVTPFNIDRMQELVRRGANQYPGAKYIIRDNGERIDLRFHPKASDLHLQIGYKVERHMQDNDYIVFNRQPTLHKMSMMCHKVKVLPWSTFRLNLSVTTPYNADFDGDEMNLHLPQSLETKAEISNLALVPRMIITPQANRPVMGIVQDTLTAVRKMTKRDVFLDRGQVMNLLMFLPRWDGHVPQPAILKPKPLWTGKQLFSLVIPGRTNCIRTHSTHPDEEDKGPYKWISPGDTKVLIEDGMLISGILCKKTLGTSSGSLAHVVFMEYGWVIAGEMYGHIQTLVNNWLLLEGHSIGIGDTIADPQTYIDIQDTIKKAKHDVIEVIEKAHNDDLEPTPGNTLRQTFENMVNRILNDARDKTGSKAQKSLSDYNNFKAMVVAGSKGSKINISQVIACVGQQNVEGKRIPFGFRHRTLPHFIKDDYGPESRGFVENSYLAGLTPSEFYFHAMGGREGLIDTAVKTAETGYIQRRLIKAMESVMVKYDGTVRNQVEQLVQLRYGEDGLDATHVEFQTMPTLKPSNRAFERQFKFDATNERNMKKCLSEEVIKDLMGDALAVSQLDREWEQLREDRDILRSIFPTGDSKVVLPCNLQRMIWNAQKIFRIDTHKPTDLHPIKVVEGVEDLCKRLIVVAGGDRLSIQANANATLLFKCLIRSTLCAKRVTEEFRLSSEAFEWLIGEVESRFQQAQAHPGEMVGALAAQSLGEPATQMTLNTFHYAGVSAKNVTLGVPRLKEIINISKKPKTPSLTVYLIGQAARDAEKAKDVLCRLEHTTLRKVTANTAIYYDPDPQNTVISEDQEWVNVYYEMPDFDVSKISAWLLRIELDRKRMTDKKLTMEQISEKITAGFGDDLNCIFNDDNAEKLVLRIRIMNSDESKMQNEEEIVDKMEDDVFLRCIEANLLSDMTLQGIEAIAKVYMHLPNTEDKKRISITEEGEFKAVAEWILETDGTALMKVLSQRDVDPIRTTTNDIVEVFSILGIEAVRKSIEKEMNHVISFDGSYVNYRHLSLLCDSMTAKGHLMAITRHGINRQETGALARCSFEETVDILMEAASHGEMDPMKGVSECIIVGQLARIGTGCFDLLLDAEKCKYGMEIPTAIGAGMPGGIGTGLFFGAGASPAAGMSPQMTPWQQGATPAYASAWSPGVGSGMTPGAAGFSPSAASESGYSPGYSPAWSPQPGSPGPASPYIPSPVGGGMSPSYSPASPSYVPSSPAGTPQSPGYSPTSPSYSPTSPGYSPTSPNYSPTSPSYSPTSPSYSPTSPSYSPTSPSYSPTSPSYSPTSPSYSPTSPSYSPTSPSYSPTSPSYSPTSPSYSPTSPSYSPTSPSYSPTSPSYSPTSPSYSPTSPSYSPTSPSYSPTSPSYSPTSPSYSPTSPSYSPSSPSYSPSSPSYSPTSPSYSPTSPSYSPSSPKYSPTSPSYSPTSPSYSPSSPQYSPSSPKYSPSSPSYSPSSPKYTPNSPSYSPSSPNYSPTSPEYSPSSPRYSPSPKYSPTSPTYSPTSPRHSPASPSYSPSSPQYTPTSPTYTPTSPQYTPTSSRYSPDTPGSQ; this is translated from the exons ATGGCATATACGGCTGATTCCAACGCACCTTTAAGAGATGTTAAGAAAGTACAGTTTGGGATATTAAGCCCAGATGAAATT cGGCGCATGTCAGTTACTGATGGAGGGATCAGGTACTCTGAAGTCACAGAAGGTGGTCGGCCAAAGCTTGGGGGACTCATGGACCCCCGCCAAGGCACCATAGATAGGTCGGCCCGATGTCAGACTTGTGCTGGAAACATCTCGGAGTGCCCTGGACATTTTGGACACATAGAGCTGGCCAAGCCAGTCTTTCACATTGGTTTTCTGGTGAAAACCATCAAAATTCTTCGATGTGTTTGTTTCTTCTGCTCAAAGCTGCTGGTTGACCCG ACCAATCCAAAGATCAAAGAAATATTGTCAAAGTCCAAAGCCTACCCACGTAAGAGATTGGTCGCAGTGTATGATCTGTGCAAATCTCGAAAAGTGTGTGAAGGTGGTGATGAGATGGACAATGCTAAACTTGGAGAAGAAACCCAGGAAGGAGATCAAAAGAAG GGGCATGGAGGATGTGGTAGATACCAGCCCAAAATCAAAAGAACAGGCCTAGAGTTGATTGCTGAATGGAAAGATACAAATGAGGATTCCCAGGAAAAGAAAATTGTCTTGACGGCCGACAGGGTGCACGAAATCTTCAAGAGAATTTCTGATGATGAATGCCAGGTGTTGGGAATGGATCATAGATACTCCCGTCCTGATTGGATGATTGTCACAGTGATGCCTGTGCCACCATTGGCAGTCCGTCCCGCTGTTGTGATGTTTGGCTCGGCCAGAAATCAG GATGACTTGACACACAAACTGGCAGACATTATAAAAGCTAATAACCAGTTACGACGGAATGAACAAAATGGGGCTGCCTCGCACATCATCTCAGAGGATATGAAGATGCTGCAGTACCATGTAGCAACTTTTACAGATAATGAACTTCCGGGTCTACCAAAG gCTGTACAAAAATCTGGCCGTCCACTGAAATCTGTCAAACAGAGATTGAAAGGGAAAGAAGGTCGTGTCAGAGGCAATTTGATGGGAAAGCGTGTTGATTTCTCGGCCAGAACTGTCATTACTCCAGACCCCAATCTAAGAATTGATCAGGTTGGAGTGCCTCGCTCCATTGCACAGAATATGACATTTCCAGAACTTGTCACACCATTCAACATTGACAG AATGCAAGAGCTTGTTAGGAGGGGAGCCAATCAGTACCCCGGGGCCAAATACATCATTCGTGACAATGGTGAAAGGATTGATCTGAGGTTTCACCCCAAAGCTAGTGATCTTCATTTGCAGATTGGTTACAAG GTGGAGAGACACATGCAGGACAATGACTACATTGTGTTCAACAGACAGCCTACCCTCCACAAAATGAGTATGATGTGTCACAAGGTCAAGGTTCTTCCTTGGTCCACATTCAGGCTCAATCTCAG TGTAACCACTCCATACAATGCTGACTTTGATGGAGATGAGATGAACCTCCACTTGCCCCAGTCCTTGGAAACCAAGGCTGAGATCTCTAACCTGGCCCTGGTACCCAGGATGATCATCACCCCTCAGGCCAACAGGCCTGTCATGGGTATTGTACAGGACACCCTGACAGCTGTCAGGAAAATGACCAAGAGGGATGTCTTCTTGGACAGG GGTCAAGTCATGAACCTGTTGATGTTCTTGCCCAGATGGGATGGTCATGTTCCTCAGCCAGCCATTCTGAAGCCTAAACCTCTGTGGACAGGGAAGCAGTTGTTCTCGTTAGTCATTCCCGGACGAACCAACTGTATCAGAACCCACAGCACCCACCCAGACGAAGAGGACAAGGGGCCGTACAAGTGGATCTCCCCAGGAGACACCAAG gTTCTGATTGAAGATGGTATGCTGATCAGTGGCATTCTGTGTAAGAAGACCCTGGGTACTTCCAGCGGCTCCCTGGCCCATGTGGTGTTCATGGAGTACGGCTGGGTGATCGCCGGCGAAATGTACGGTCACATCCAGACCTTGGTCAACAACTGGCTGCTGTTGGAGGGACACAGTATTGGTATTGGGGACACCATTGCCGACCCCCAGACCTACATTGATATCCAGGACACTATCAAAAAGGCTAAG CATGATGTGATAGAAGTCATTGAGAAAGCCCACAATGATGATCTGGAACCAACTCCTGGTAACACACTGAGGCAGACCTTTGAGAACATG GTGAACAGAATCCTAAACGATGCCAGAGACAAGACAGGAAGTAAAGCTCAGAAATCTCTGTCCGACTACAACAACTTCAAAGCTATGGTGGTGGCAGGATCCAAGGGATCCAAGATTAACATCTCTCAG GTTATTGCCTGTGTGGGGCAACAGAACGTAGAAGGAAAGCGAATTCCCTTTGGTTTCCGTCACAGAACTCTGCCTCACTTTATCAAGGATGATTACGGTCCAGAGTCTAGAGGGTTTGTTGAGAACTCGTACCTGGCTGGTCTTACACCCTCAGAGTTCTACTTCCACGCCATGGGAGGTCGTGAAGGGTTGATCGATACTGCTGTCAAAACAGCAGAAACAG GTTACATTCAGAGAAGATTGATCAAAGCTATGGAAAGTGTGATGGTGAAATACGATGGAACAGTGCGTAATCAGGTTGAACAGTTGGTTCAGCTGCGTTACGGAGAGGACGGACTTGATGCAACGCATGTGGAATTCCAGACAATGCCCACTCTGAAACCGTCCAACAGAGCTTTTGAGAGGCAGTTTAAATTTGATGCAACAAATGAAAG GAACATGAAAAAGTGTTTGTCAGAGGAAGTGATCAAGGACTTGATGGGAGATGCTTTGGCGGTCTCCCAACTGGATCGCGAGTGGGAGCAGTTGAGGGAGGATCGAGATATTCTGCGTTCCATATTCCCAACGGGAGACAGCAAAGTGGTGCTGCCCTGTAATTTACAGAGAATGATCTGGAATGCTCAGAAGATATTCCGTATTGACACTCATAAACCTACTGATCTGCATCCTATTAAAGTTGTCGAAG GAGTTGAGGATTTATGTAAGCGACTGATAGTGGTGGCTGGAGGGGACAGACTCAGTATCCAGGCCAATGCTAATGCTACTCTGCTCTTCAAGTGTTTGATAAGATCTACCCTGTGTGCCAAGCGTGTTACGGAGGAGTTCCGTCTCAGTTCAGAAGCATTCGAGTGGCTCATTGGAGAAGTGGAATCTAGATTCCAACAAGCTCag GCTCATCCTGGTGAAATGGTGGGAGCTCTTGCCGCCCAGTCTCTGGGAGAACCTGCCACACAGATGACATTGAACACTTTCCATTATGCTGGTGTGTCTGCCAAGAACGTAACCCTTGGTGTGCCCCGTCTGAAGGAAATCATCAACATCTCCAAGAAACCAAAAACACCATCTCTGACTGTTTACTTGATTGGACAAGCTGCAAGAGATGCTGAAAAGGCCaag gatgtACTGTGTAGATTAGAACACACCACTCTGCGTAAAGTGACGGCCAACACTGCTATCTACTACGACCCTGACCCACAGAATACAGTGATCTCTGAGGACCAGGAGTGGGTAAATGTGTATTACGAAATGCCTGACTTTGATGTGTCCAAAATATCCGCTTGGCTACTCAGAATAGAACTGGACCGAAAAAGAATGACAGACAAAAAACTTACCATGGAACAGATCTCTGAAAAAATTACAGCCG GATTTGGTGATGACTTGAACTGCATCTTCAATGATGACAATGCTGAAAAACTTGTCCTCCGAATCAGGATCATGAACTCTGACGAAAGCAAAATGCAGAAT GAGGAAGAAATTGTTGACAAGATGGAAGATGATGTGTTCTTGCGTTGTATTGAGGCAAACCTGTTGTCAGATATGACCCTTCAAGGAATTGAAGCAATTGCCAAG GTGTACATGCACTTGCCCAATACAGAGGACAAGAAGAGGATCTCCATTACAGAGGAGGGCGAGTTTAAGGCTGTAGCCGAGTGGATTCTGGAAACTGATGGTACAGCTCTGATGAAGGTTCTCAGTCAGAGAGACGTCGATCCAATCCGAACAACAACCAATGACATCGTAGAAGTCTTCTCG ATACTTGGGATAGAGGCTGTAAGAAAGTCTATAGAAAAGGAAATGAACCACGTCATTTCCTTTGACGGCTCCTATGTCAATTACAGACATTTGTCACTGTTGTGCGACTCCATGACAGCAAAGGGTCACTTGATGGCCATCACAAGACACGGAATCAACAGGCAGGAAACAGGAGCTCTGGCTCGTTGCTCCTTTGAGGAAACG GTGGACATTTTGATGGAGGCTGCCTCTCATGGAGAAATGGACCCAATGAAGGGTGTCTCTGAGTGTATTATTGTAGGCCAGCTGGCTAGAATTGGAACAGGTTGCTTTGATCTCTTGTTGGATGCTGAAAAGTGTAAATATGGAATGGAGATTCCAACTGCTATTGGAGCAGGAATGCCAGGCGGAA TTGGCACTGGTTTGTTCTTTGGAGCTGGAGCCAGTCCTGCTGCTGGAATGTCACCTCAAATGACCCCATGGCAGCAGGGAGCTACACCAGCATATGCCAGTGCCTGGTCACCCGGAGTTGGCAGTGGAATGACCCCCGGAGCTGCAGGCTTCTCACCATCTGCTGCTAGTGAGAGTGGGTACAGCCCTGGCTACAGTCCTGCCTGGTCACCCCAGCCAGGTTCCCCGGGACCTGCCAGTCCATACATTCCTAGCCCAGTAGGGGGAGGCATGTCTCCTAGCTACTCTCCAGCATCGCCTTCTTATGTGCCGTCATCTCCTGCTGGTACACCACAGAGTCCAGGGTATTCTCCCACAAGCCCTTCATACAGTCCAACAAGTCCTGGGTATTCTCCAACTTCTCCAAATTACAGCCCGACAAGTCCATCTTATTCTCCGACAAGTCCGAGTTACAGTCCGACGTCACCCTCGTACAGTCCAACCAGCCCCTCCTACTCTCCAACTAGTCCGAGCTACAGTCCAACTTCACCATCATACAGTCCAACAAGCCCATCTTATTCCCCAACAAGTCCATCATATTCCCCAACCAGTCCATCATACAGCCCAACAAGTCCTTCTTACTCCCCTACCAGCCCCTCTTACTCGCCTACATCCCCTTCATATTCTCCTACAAGCCCCTCTTATTCTCCCACATCTCCTAGTTACAGTCCAACTTCCCCCAGCTACTCTCCAACTTCCCCGAGTTATTCACCAACAAGCCCAAGTTACTCCCCCACTTCTCCAAGCTATTCTCCAACAAGTCCTTCATACAGTCCTTCTAGTCCATCATACAGCCCGAGCTCTCCAAGCTACTCTCCAACTAGCCCCAGTTACAGCCCAACAAGTCCAAGTTATTCTCCGAGCAGTCCAAAGTACAGCCCCACAAGTCCTTCCTACTCCCCAACTAGCCCCTCTTATTCCCCCAGCTCACCACAGTACTCCCCATCATCTCCCAAATATTCCCCCTCAAGTCCTTCTTACTCCCCAAGCAGCCCAAAATACACCCCCAACTCTCCCTCTTATTCTCCCTCTTCTCCTAACTACAGCCCTACTTCACCTGAGTACAGTCCAAGTTCTCCAAGGTACAGCCCCAGTCCAAAGTATTCCCCTACATCTCCAACCTATTCCCCCACCAGCCCGAGACACTCTCCAGCTAGTCCTTCATATTCCCCTTCGAGTCCACAGTACACCCCCACTAGCCCCACATACACCCCAACGTCTCCCCAGTATACCCCAACCAGCTCACGCTATTCTCCTGACACACCAGGGTCACAGTAA